From Methanocalculus natronophilus, one genomic window encodes:
- the rpsB gene encoding 30S ribosomal protein S2 yields MSENELDIELNEPLVPVEEYLAAGVHIGTQQKSNEMKNFIYRVRGDGLYIIDIRKTDERIKQAAKFLSRYEAPKILTVTSRQYGQYPARRFADTIGAMAATGRFIPGMLTNPSLSKTALNRYIEPDVVIVTDPIGDAQVVREAVQTGIPVIALCDTNNSLRNIDLVIPTNNKGRKALSMVYYLLTKEMLRLRGVVTSLTPEDFETDI; encoded by the coding sequence ATGAGCGAGAATGAACTTGATATCGAACTGAACGAACCCCTTGTCCCGGTCGAGGAGTACCTGGCGGCAGGTGTTCACATCGGAACACAGCAGAAGAGCAACGAGATGAAGAATTTCATCTACCGGGTCCGTGGAGATGGCCTGTATATTATAGATATACGGAAAACCGACGAGCGGATCAAGCAGGCAGCAAAATTCCTCTCAAGGTATGAGGCACCGAAGATCCTCACCGTCACCTCGCGGCAGTACGGACAGTATCCTGCACGGAGATTTGCAGACACAATCGGTGCAATGGCAGCAACCGGCAGGTTCATACCGGGGATGCTCACAAACCCGAGCTTAAGCAAGACCGCGCTGAACAGGTATATCGAGCCGGATGTCGTCATCGTCACCGATCCGATCGGTGATGCACAGGTTGTCAGGGAAGCTGTCCAGACCGGGATTCCCGTGATTGCGCTCTGTGACACAAACAACAGCCTGCGAAACATCGATCTCGTCATCCCAACCAACAATAAGGGACGCAAAGCCCTCTCCATGGTGTACTACCTCCTCACAAAGGAGATGCTCAGGCTCCGTGGTGTTGTAACCTCGCTTACACCAGAGGACTTTGAGACCGATATTTAA
- the eno gene encoding phosphopyruvate hydratase: MTAIEAVSLRTILDSRGNPTIEADVWVEGGFGRAAAPSGASTGAHEAVVRQPQEAVPYAYTRVIPDLIGLDATRQVTFDHILHEIDGTGNFAEIGANVAVALSLANAKAAASALGVELYSYLGGVFSDETPLPLGNVIGGGAHAPGATDIQEFLVVPTGASSTAEAVFTNAAIHKEVKKLLTSRDIPCGKGDEGAWAPRITDSEALNLISLAIDTVTDETGVTIGIGLDVAASELWNGERYAYRDRTRSTEDQIAYIADLVDEFGLVYVEDPLFEEDFEGFATLTDQISDTCLICGDDIFVTNPERIQMGVDRGSASAVLIKPNQIGTLTDTFEAIRLAHSYGLQTVMSHRSGETTDTTIAHLAVAFGCVYLKCGIVGGERIAKLNELIRISENFA; encoded by the coding sequence ATGACGGCGATCGAAGCGGTCAGCCTCCGGACAATCCTTGACAGCCGTGGCAATCCCACTATCGAGGCAGATGTGTGGGTTGAAGGAGGGTTTGGCCGTGCTGCTGCCCCAAGCGGGGCGAGCACCGGTGCTCATGAAGCAGTTGTCAGGCAGCCGCAGGAGGCAGTACCCTATGCATACACCAGGGTCATCCCTGATCTGATCGGCCTTGACGCTACCAGGCAGGTCACCTTCGATCACATCCTCCACGAGATCGATGGAACAGGCAACTTCGCGGAGATCGGAGCTAATGTAGCTGTTGCCCTATCGCTTGCAAATGCAAAGGCAGCCGCATCCGCTCTTGGAGTGGAGCTCTACAGCTATCTTGGCGGAGTCTTCTCCGACGAGACGCCTCTTCCGCTTGGAAATGTCATCGGAGGAGGCGCTCATGCACCCGGAGCAACCGATATCCAGGAATTTCTTGTTGTTCCAACCGGTGCATCCTCCACAGCTGAGGCGGTCTTCACCAATGCAGCCATTCACAAGGAGGTAAAGAAACTCCTCACCAGCAGGGATATCCCATGCGGAAAAGGTGATGAAGGAGCATGGGCACCCCGGATCACTGATAGCGAGGCACTTAACCTGATCTCTTTAGCCATCGACACTGTCACCGATGAGACCGGCGTCACCATTGGAATAGGTCTTGATGTTGCAGCAAGCGAACTCTGGAATGGGGAACGGTATGCATACCGCGACCGTACCCGGTCTACCGAAGACCAGATCGCCTATATCGCTGATCTCGTCGACGAGTTTGGACTCGTCTATGTTGAGGACCCCCTCTTTGAAGAGGATTTTGAAGGGTTCGCAACGCTTACAGACCAGATTAGCGATACCTGCCTCATCTGCGGTGATGATATCTTTGTCACGAACCCCGAACGCATCCAGATGGGAGTCGATCGGGGATCTGCAAGCGCTGTCCTTATAAAGCCAAACCAGATCGGTACACTCACCGACACCTTCGAGGCGATCCGGCTGGCCCACAGCTATGGCCTCCAAACGGTGATGAGCCACCGGTCCGGAGAAACAACAGATACGACCATTGCCCACCTCGCAGTCGCATTTGGGTGCGTCTACCTCAAGTGCGGTATCGTGGGTGGCGAGAGAATAGCTAAATTAAACGAATTGATTCGTATTTCGGAGAATTTCGCATGA
- a CDS encoding DNA-directed RNA polymerase subunit K — MISYTRYERARIIGARALQISMGAPVLVSTGRIDPLEIALEEFEKGLIPITVKRHFGDREVVVA, encoded by the coding sequence ATGATATCCTACACTCGATACGAGCGGGCCAGGATCATAGGAGCACGCGCCCTCCAGATATCAATGGGGGCACCGGTTCTTGTGAGTACCGGGCGCATAGACCCCCTGGAGATTGCACTTGAGGAGTTTGAGAAAGGGCTTATACCCATCACCGTCAAGCGCCATTTCGGGGATCGGGAAGTTGTGGTGGCATGA